The following are encoded in a window of Rhizobium sp. WYJ-E13 genomic DNA:
- a CDS encoding C39 family peptidase, translating to MNQPKLTVPYFSQWESPEMTLPVLAEGASALHRDVNWKNSGAETVEEYARWAVNVCGMACLKMILAARGEAHSILSLARACTTYGGYVVNEADASIKGLIYAPFVTFVRERFGLSADVKTQVPAETIAEILSSHRFFIASVSSAIRWPEREPPGKGGHLVLVTAADEDSVRFHNPSGHERATQADVTLPLAAFDRFFANRGIAVSF from the coding sequence ATGAACCAGCCAAAGCTCACCGTGCCCTATTTCAGCCAGTGGGAGTCACCCGAAATGACCCTGCCCGTGCTGGCCGAAGGTGCGAGCGCCCTGCACCGCGATGTCAACTGGAAGAATTCCGGCGCCGAGACTGTGGAGGAATATGCGCGCTGGGCGGTGAATGTCTGCGGCATGGCCTGCCTGAAGATGATCCTGGCCGCCCGCGGCGAGGCGCATTCGATCCTGTCCCTCGCAAGGGCCTGCACCACCTATGGCGGCTATGTCGTCAATGAGGCCGACGCCTCGATCAAGGGGCTGATCTATGCGCCCTTCGTCACCTTCGTGCGCGAGCGCTTCGGGCTTTCGGCGGATGTGAAGACACAGGTGCCGGCGGAAACCATTGCCGAAATCCTCTCCTCCCATCGCTTCTTCATCGCCTCGGTCAGCAGCGCGATCCGCTGGCCGGAGCGCGAGCCGCCGGGCAAGGGCGGCCATCTTGTTCTGGTGACGGCGGCCGATGAAGACAGCGTGCGCTTCCACAACCCGTCCGGCCACGAGCGCGCCACCCAGGCCGATGTCACCCTGCCGCTTGCCGCCTTCGACCGCTTCTTCGCCAACAGAGGCATTGCGGTCAGCTTCTGA
- a CDS encoding D-alanine--D-alanine ligase family protein has product MSPSQTRLRIAVLFGGRSSEHDVSVMSATNVMRALDPERYDALPVFVTKDGRWLQSRFIDGELEKPSSGTELCLVPGGHGRLLAIGPDGKATEAGRIDIVFPVLHGLHGEDGAVQGLCQVARVPLAGCGILGSATALDKDIAKQLLKAAGLPVARSVTIDQESPPALETLEGALGLPLFIKPARQGSSVGVRKVSGSQEFAPALAEAFSHDRKLIAEEFIAGREIECSVLEDTKGDLFVSRPGEIAPAESHGFYSYTAKYLDENGAALKVPAELPAEVESKLRDMAARAFRALGCDGMARVDFFLMEDMRFVVNEVNTIPGFTDISMYSKAMAASGVAYAEVINRLVEHGLARGA; this is encoded by the coding sequence ATGAGCCCTTCCCAGACCAGGCTGCGCATCGCCGTGCTTTTCGGCGGCCGTTCCAGCGAACACGACGTCTCCGTCATGTCGGCCACCAATGTCATGCGCGCCCTCGATCCGGAGAGATACGACGCCCTGCCTGTTTTCGTCACGAAGGACGGGCGATGGCTGCAGAGCCGCTTCATCGATGGCGAACTCGAAAAGCCCTCCTCCGGCACCGAACTCTGCCTCGTGCCCGGCGGCCATGGCCGTCTGCTGGCGATCGGCCCCGATGGCAAGGCCACTGAGGCCGGCAGGATCGACATCGTCTTCCCGGTCCTGCATGGGTTGCATGGGGAGGACGGCGCCGTTCAGGGGCTCTGCCAGGTGGCGCGTGTGCCGCTTGCCGGCTGCGGCATCCTCGGCTCGGCAACGGCGCTCGACAAGGATATCGCCAAGCAGCTCCTGAAAGCCGCCGGCCTGCCGGTGGCCCGCTCGGTCACGATCGATCAGGAAAGCCCGCCTGCGCTGGAAACGCTGGAAGGCGCGCTCGGCCTGCCGCTCTTCATCAAGCCCGCCCGCCAGGGCTCCTCCGTCGGCGTGCGAAAAGTCTCGGGCAGCCAGGAATTCGCCCCCGCCCTGGCGGAAGCCTTCAGCCATGACCGCAAGCTCATCGCCGAGGAATTCATTGCCGGGCGCGAGATCGAATGCAGCGTGCTCGAAGACACGAAGGGCGACCTCTTCGTCTCCCGCCCCGGCGAGATCGCGCCCGCCGAAAGCCATGGCTTCTACAGCTACACCGCCAAATATCTCGATGAGAATGGCGCCGCCCTGAAAGTGCCGGCCGAGCTTCCCGCCGAGGTCGAAAGCAAGCTCCGCGACATGGCCGCCCGCGCCTTCCGGGCGCTCGGCTGCGACGGCATGGCCCGCGTCGATTTCTTCCTGATGGAAGACATGCGCTTCGTCGTCAACGAGGTGAACACCATTCCGGGCTTCACCGATATCAGCATGTATTCCAAGGCGATGGCCGCCAGCGGCGT